In the Pectinatus sottacetonis genome, AACTATGCCCTGAACAACCAACAAAAATTGCAGACCTACTTAGAAGATGGCTATTGTGACATATCTAATAACCTGGCAGAAAACAGCATACGGCCATTTACCATAGGCCGAAAAAACTGGCTGTTTTCCGGTTCGCCCAAAGGAGCCAAAGCAAGTGCTGCGGTATACAGCATAATAGAAACTTGTAAGGCAAATAAAATAGATGCTTATAAATATCTTGAATATATATTTAAAAACATACCTAACCAGCCAATTATTCAGAATCCTGAGCTGATAGAAAATTATCTGCCATGGAGTGACGAAATAAAAAATAACTGTAGTCAATAATTATAAAGTTATAAAAATGCCGCTAGTCCTTGTATGTAGAATACAGGATTAGCGGCATTTTTTCTATACACTATTTGATTGATCGCTTACAGCGTATAAGTTATCGATAACGACTTACGTACTTTATTTTACACTTTTTTTCAGATTCTGAGGCCTGTTCAGTTTAACTTGTATCTTCTGAATGAATTGCTGACAGATACTGAATTCCCTACCTTGCAACGATTTGCCACCAGGAAGCAGCATGTCATGATTAGTTATACTGTATGGCTCAAAATCTGAATTTTGCATTTGCCTGGTAAATGCATCGATAAAAGTATTCATCTTATCTGGCATGGCAAAAGCGACTTTAATTAAATCCTGCCTACGGTCACTGTTATATACTACAGCAAGATCAAATACATCACGTGGTAGAACTTGATTTCCACGGAAATATATTTTTTTACTGACAATCTCAACCGGATCATCTAAGCGAACTTCTCGACCTAAAAACTGTTGCTTTTGAGCCGGGAAGTCTGTTATTTGTGGTCCAGCAATAAAATCAACCTTGCCCTCTGGAAAAGTCAAAGAAATATATTGACTCATTTCGTCATAATCCAAAGCATCTTCACTTTTATTATTGAATCGCGGTGATAAGCTTGATAGTTGCTGCACATCATCCAAGAAAACATCAATATCCTTACTCATACGGTGATTATAGGTGTTAGCTAAAATTGTACCTCCACCTATTGACCAATTATTTGAAGAAACAGATCCTTCTTCCAGTATATTAATTGCATAGTTTAATAGTTTCTTAGAATTCTCCATTTTTAAGTGCCCTTTCAAAGTTATGTTTTTCACCTTGATTTGGCAGGAGGTTAAAAAGAGTGATGATTGATGCACGTGAAATAGATTGCTCTTTCATAAATTTTTTCATCAAAGACGGATAGCATTCTTCAAAAAAGCCTAGCAGATACCGTTGGTGCTCCTCTTTGCAATATGGTAGTTCATTGCGCAAGATTTTGGCCAATGTCTGATAAGACATATCCTTTTTGCAACGAATGTTCATACGTACCTGACAAGCCAGTGAAGCCTTGTTCTTTATAGTATTTAGCATAATGTGCATCCTCCTTTCAACTTTTCTTATTTCTATCATAACATATCAAAATTAGATAGCAAATATCTTTTTCTGTTATCTTTGCACTATTTTTCTCTACATTTCAAATTTAAATACTTTTTTCCCATCTTTGACAGGTGTCTCAAATTTTTCTTTCAAATTTACGACCACAGAAGCTATAGCAGTAAAAATTTCTTCTGCTTGTTTGTCAGTATAATGATAACTGTTACAATTGCTTTATTTTGCGGTTACTTTCTTTAGGCCAATCCCAGCAATATCCTGCAAGAATTCTAGCCTTATTTGATATGTAAGCGCTTAATAAAACAATGGAATCGAGTAGGAGGTCACTCATTAATTGAATGACCGACCTCTCACACCACCGTACTTACTGTTCAGTATACGGCGGTTCAATAATTTAACGTGAATGAAACATCTCATATTTCTTGGCTATATTCATATAACCAAGCGACTCAAGATATTTATCTGTTAGTGTTTTGCCTAATATTGGACTGTTTGCGATGCGCCAGTACCCCAGTCTTGTATTGGCATACTCCCACGCCTTGCCTTTGTACAATCCTAATCGATTCAGATTTTTAAATCTCGCGGAAATTTTCTTCCACTGTTTCCACAGATACATTCTCAATCTACGCCTAATCCACTGGTTTAAATCTTGTATTCTGCTGCGCATATCGCTTATGGAAAAGTAATTAAGCCAGCCTATTGTATAATTTTTTAATTCAAGCAAGATGCTTTCTATTGACCGGCCGCGACTGCGGCCGGTTATTTCTTTCACCTTTTGCTTGAATTTCCAGATTACATTTTGGTGTGGCCTGATTCCTATTTTCCCTACTACTTTGTGCAGAGAAAATCCTAAAAACTTTTCCCGCAATGGGCTGCCTATTTTACTTTTCTTCCGGTTGACTTTTAGTTTCAGTTTTCCTTCAAGATAGTTTATACAGCTCTCCATTACACGTTTTGCCGCTCTTGGCGTTTTTACATAGATGTTACAGTCATCGGCGTATCTTACAAATTTATGTCCCCTGCTTTCTAGCAGTTTGTCAAATTTTGTAAGATAGATGTTAGACAGTAATGGTGACAGGTTTCCTCCCTGCGGCGTTCCTGCCATTGTCGGGCTTATTATTCCGCCTTCCATTACTCCGCTCTTTAAATATTTTCGGATGAGTGCTATTGCGCGCTCATCCTGTATTTCTTCTCGGAGCATGTTTATGAGCATGTCATGATTTACCGTGTCAAAGTACTGTGCAAGGTCAAGGTCCACTATTTTAGTGTATCCTTCTTTATAATAGGCTTCCGCCTGTTTTATGGCCAGGTGCGCACTCTTTCCCGGTCTGAATCCATAACTGTTGTCTGAGAATGTCTGTTCGAAAATTGGCTGTAGTACCTGCATTATTGCTTGTTGTATTACTCTGTCCAGTACTGTTGGTATGCCAAGCTTTCTTTTCCCTCCGTCTAGCTTAGGTATTTCTACCCGCCGTACCGGCTGTGGTTTATATTTCCCGTTCTTTAGCGATTCAAGGAATTCTTCCTTATGTTCTTTTAACCATCCGTACATTTCGTCAACTTTCATGCCATCTACTCCGGCTGCGCCTTTCTTTCGCTTTACCCTGAGATAGGCTTCATTGAGATTTGCCGGACTTAGGATTATTTCTAACAGGTTCACACGGTTCTTTGTTGCAGTTCCCAGCGATGTCATGCTCTGCGCTCCCTTGCTACTATCTGTTTCCAACATACCCTTACAAGGGCAGTCCATTTTATTGGTTTTCTGCTTTCTTTGCATGACTTCTCCTCCCTCTGCCCAAGAACGCTATTATTGTTCGGTCCTTCCTGGATTTCTTCCAGTACTATGACCTCAGCTGACTTCTCACGATAAATCTTATTTCAACCATGTTTCAATTTTATTTCTGCATGTCCGCGAGACCTCCCCGGGTAAGAACGCAGTCTTTCTCTCCATCCATCTGCCACATTTACAGGATTGGCCTCGAATAGTTTTGGGCTTTGGTTTGTCTAGCAACCTTACCCGGTTACTCCTGCCTTATATGTGATTTCTGTTCGTCAGACCAGAGATTTGCCGCTGGCTTCCTTTAGATTCCACCTCGCGATGGACACCCTTGCCTTAAGCTATGTGCTTGGCACTATTAACCTGCACTCGGGACTTTCACCCGTTAGACTGCGCCCATGCCGGGCACACTAGAAAAAAGGCAGCTATTACCATATACTAGAAATACGGTAATAGCTGCCAAAGTTTTATTTGCAGTTATTTTGAATATCTGTGCTCCATGGAAGATATCTATTAATAAGTTCCAGATCACGTATGAGCGGCAATGTCGGTAAATGCTTAAACAGATAAGTTTGCGTAGATAAGCAACCTGTTCTTTAAGACGCAGGTTTTCTTCTTCTAATGTTGTTATGCGTTTTTTCATTGAAGCTTCCAGCTGTGTCATATTTTTGCTGTACTAAACAGCAAAGGCCATCTATTGACTTTCGCATATCCGTATGACCACAGGCTATATAAATATGTTCTACTGAAGATATGTCACCGAGCATACTTCTGTTCCATTTTTATAAATAACATCAGCGTTTCTTCTAGATATTGAGGATGTATATTATCCTGTGTTTCCAAGCAAAAATTACCATAACGAATGGTGATTTTTGTTGGAACAGCTGCTGATTTTAATGAGGCGGAAATATTAATAGGAACAATAGCACCTGCTAAAGACTTACCTGCTTCATTACGGATTAATTTCTGCCAATAATAATAACTTTTTACGTTTAAACCATACTTTTCACAAAAAGATTTTACTGTAAGATTGCTGCCCGCTCGCTCTTTCAAATACTTCCGCCATTGCTGCAAACGATATTGTCTTGTTAATTCTTTAGTACTTATGAGAAAATCCCCCTTTAGACTTTTTCGAGTTTTTCGACCTGCTCTGAAAACTCTAAAGAAATTATCTCATGTTTGAGGTATGTTTTATAGCCACTGTTTTATTTTGCGGTTACATAAGTAGTTGGTAATATTAAAATTAATTGGCTGTATACAAAAATCTCCCATAAACTATAATGTACTATTAAGTATCACAAAAAAATATATTAATTACTTTATGGAGGAGTTAGCATGAGAAAAGATAGTCTTAAATATACACAGATTAATAAAATACTTTCTTCTCAAAAATTTATCACTTCAAGCGTGGTGTAAAAGATGGTCTTTCTATAGCTATTGGATATATTCCTATTGCCATTACATTTGGATTACTCTCGAAATCATTAGGTATATCTCCCTTTGCTGCTATTACAATGTCTTTATTACATTTTGCAGCAGCAAGTCAGTTTATCGGGATAAAATTAATATCTACAGGAATACCCATCTGGGAAATAACTTTTACTACTTTTTTAATTAATTCCAGATATTTTTTAATG is a window encoding:
- a CDS encoding transposase domain-containing protein, which gives rise to METCKANKIDAYKYLEYIFKNIPNQPIIQNPELIENYLPWSDEIKNNCSQ
- a CDS encoding nucleotidyl transferase AbiEii/AbiGii toxin family protein, producing MENSKKLLNYAINILEEGSVSSNNWSIGGGTILANTYNHRMSKDIDVFLDDVQQLSSLSPRFNNKSEDALDYDEMSQYISLTFPEGKVDFIAGPQITDFPAQKQQFLGREVRLDDPVEIVSKKIYFRGNQVLPRDVFDLAVVYNSDRRQDLIKVAFAMPDKMNTFIDAFTRQMQNSDFEPYSITNHDMLLPGGKSLQGREFSICQQFIQKIQVKLNRPQNLKKSVK
- the ltrA gene encoding group II intron reverse transcriptase/maturase; the encoded protein is MQRKQKTNKMDCPCKGMLETDSSKGAQSMTSLGTATKNRVNLLEIILSPANLNEAYLRVKRKKGAAGVDGMKVDEMYGWLKEHKEEFLESLKNGKYKPQPVRRVEIPKLDGGKRKLGIPTVLDRVIQQAIMQVLQPIFEQTFSDNSYGFRPGKSAHLAIKQAEAYYKEGYTKIVDLDLAQYFDTVNHDMLINMLREEIQDERAIALIRKYLKSGVMEGGIISPTMAGTPQGGNLSPLLSNIYLTKFDKLLESRGHKFVRYADDCNIYVKTPRAAKRVMESCINYLEGKLKLKVNRKKSKIGSPLREKFLGFSLHKVVGKIGIRPHQNVIWKFKQKVKEITGRSRGRSIESILLELKNYTIGWLNYFSISDMRSRIQDLNQWIRRRLRMYLWKQWKKISARFKNLNRLGLYKGKAWEYANTRLGYWRIANSPILGKTLTDKYLESLGYMNIAKKYEMFHSR
- the tnpB gene encoding IS66 family insertion sequence element accessory protein TnpB; translated protein: MLGDISSVEHIYIACGHTDMRKSIDGLCCLVQQKYDTAGSFNEKTHNNIRRRKPAS
- the tnpA gene encoding IS66 family insertion sequence element accessory protein TnpA; translated protein: MQQWRKYLKERAGSNLTVKSFCEKYGLNVKSYYYWQKLIRNEAGKSLAGAIVPINISASLKSAAVPTKITIRYGNFCLETQDNIHPQYLEETLMLFIKMEQKYAR